The sequence TGAAGAACGTCTTCCGCGCGCTCTTCCAGAAGGCCAACCAGGTGCTGACCACCATCCGCAAGGCAGCCACGGCCTTCGTGGACGGCGTGGGCCTCTACCTCAAGGGCGAGCTGCGGGAGGGCACGCCGAACGTGCGCGCGGTCTGCCGCTTCCGACCGGACGGCGACACCGACCTGCTGGTGCTGGGCGACGACGGCATCGACGCCGCGAAGGTGGTGTTGGAGCGGATGAAGCGGGTGGGCCTCGCGCTCCAGCTCGCGGCGACCGTGCTGGCCCTGGTGGTGGGGTTGGTGGGCGCGGCGGCCCGGGGGCTCATCGGCTGGATTGCCCTCATCGCCCAGCTCGTCCGCGCCGCGCCCGAGCTGCTCTCCCTGGTCGAGGCGCTCGCGGCCCTGGCCTGAGGGGTGCACGCGAGAGGTGACCGGTGCATGCCGGGGAGGAGGCGGAGCGCTTCCCGGCGCGGGAGGTCTTCCGTCATTCCTCGCGTGGGCGCCAAAGCCGCCAGCAGAGCGGTATCAGCGTGGCGGCGATGGTGGCCTTGACGAGCGCGCCCGGGATGAAGGGCACGAACCCCTTCTGCAATGCCGTGGCGAAATCGAACCGGGCAACGACAGCGAGCCAGGGCACGCCGACGGCGAAGATGGCCAGCTGTCCCGCGACGAAGAGTGGCAGGGCCTTCCACGCGGACCGGTCCAGACCTCGGCGCGCCGCCAACCCCACCAGGAAGGCCGCCGGAATGAAGCCCACCAGGAAGCCACCCGTGGGCCCGAGGACCTGCTCGAAGCCGCTGGCCCCCCGTGAGTAGAACGGCAGTCCCACCGCCCCCAGCAGCACATAGGTCAGCTGCCCCAGCATGCCTCGCAACGGCCCGAGCGCCGCGGCGGTGAGCATGACCGCGAGCGTCTGGCCGGTGATGGGCACGGGCGAGCCAGGCACCGCGACGGCGAGCTGCGAGAGAAGCGCGGTGAACAGGGCGGCTCCGAGCACGAGCATCACGTCATGTGCCCGCGTACGGGCGAACCGGTCGGCCAGGACGGCGGGCTGAGGCTGGACGACGGATGCGGTGACCAAGATGAACCTCCGGGGCCGGCAGGACGAAGCGCCGGGTTACCCGCGCACGCCTCGGGACGCAACCCTCACCTGGCGCGCCCCGGCGGTCCTCCGAGCGGGTGCATCCGAGGCTACGCCGCGGCCTGCCGCGCGGGGCCCGCGTCCCGGGCTCAGCCGTCCGAATTGACTTCCTTCACGCGACCCGATAGTTCGCTATACGAAATGTTTCAGAAAGCGAAGGGTCGGGACCTCGACCTCATCATCGAGACGCTCGTCTACCTCCAGGCGGAGGGGCGCCGGCTGGCCCGCATCGAGTGCGAGCGCGTGGGCGTCAGCCCGACGCAGCTCAACGTCATCATGCTGCTCGACCAGATCGAGGCGCTGACCTGCTCGGAGCTGGGGCGCCGGCTGGCGACCCAGAACTCCACGGTGACGGGCATCGTCGACCGGATGGTGGACGCCGGGCTGGTGAAGCGCGAGCAGTCCCAGGAAGACCGCCGCATCTGGCACATCCGGCTGACCGAGCGCGGGAGCCAGATTGCCCGTCAGGTCGACGTGGCGCCCTGGGC comes from Pyxidicoccus parkwaysis and encodes:
- a CDS encoding biotin transporter BioY, whose amino-acid sequence is MVTASVVQPQPAVLADRFARTRAHDVMLVLGAALFTALLSQLAVAVPGSPVPITGQTLAVMLTAAALGPLRGMLGQLTYVLLGAVGLPFYSRGASGFEQVLGPTGGFLVGFIPAAFLVGLAARRGLDRSAWKALPLFVAGQLAIFAVGVPWLAVVARFDFATALQKGFVPFIPGALVKATIAATLIPLCWRLWRPREE
- a CDS encoding MarR family winged helix-turn-helix transcriptional regulator, whose amino-acid sequence is MFQKAKGRDLDLIIETLVYLQAEGRRLARIECERVGVSPTQLNVIMLLDQIEALTCSELGRRLATQNSTVTGIVDRMVDAGLVKREQSQEDRRIWHIRLTERGSQIARQVDVAPWAILRRAINAMEPSEQKQLFKLLRGLAGEVAVQIEKANGSKREKA